A window of Microbacterium lushaniae genomic DNA:
GTGCCATCGCGATCGCCCAGGCGAACGGCTCGTGGAGCGTCCTGGACAACGCGGAGGCGCTGCGCGAGCCCGACGACCTCGCCGCCGCACTGGATGCGGCGCCGGAGGCACGCGCCGCGTGGGACGCGTTCCCGCCCTCGACGCGCAAGCTCGGCATCACGACCGTCGACACGGCGCGCCGGCCCGAGACGCGCGCCGCACGCATCGCGAAACTGGTGGCGGATGCCGTGGAAGGACGCAGACCCTGATGGACGACCGTACGCTCCTCCTGCTCGTCGCGCTGGTGACCGTGTCGGGATCCCTCGTCGTCGTGATCCTGCAGTTCATCCGCTTCCGCCGCCGCGACCGCGACTGACGCCCCGCGCCCGCTTCGCCGACCCCCGCTTCGCCGAAAGTGCATCAACCCGGCGAAAGTGCACCGGATTCGGTGCGGATTCGCCGAGGTGATGCACTCTCGGCATGCGCGACGTGCGACGGGCGGCGTGCGCGGGCTACTGGGGCTGGAGGCCGAGGTCGTCGAGGTCGATCGCGGCGAGCCACTGCAGGCCGGCCGCCTCGACAGCGGCCTGGGCGCCGGTCTTCCGGTCGACGATCACGGCCACCGCGACCACGTCGGCGCCTTCGCGCCGCAGCGCTTCCACGGCCTTGAGCGCGGACTGACCCGTGGTCGAGGTGTCTTCGACGACGACGACGCGCTTGCCCGCGACATCCGCACCCTCGATCTGTCGGCCGCGACCGTGGTCCTTCGGCTCCTTGCGCACGACGAACGCGTCGAGAGGGCGCCCGGCGCGCACCGACTCGTGCAGCACGGCGTTGGCGATGGGGTCGGCGCCGAGTGTCAGGCCGCCCACGGCGGCGATGCCGTCGAGGTCGCGGATGAGGTCGAGCATGATGCGCCCGATCGCGGGGGCGGCCCGATGGTCGAGCGTGAGCTTGCGCATGTCGACGTAGTACGTCGCCTGCTTGCCGCTGGAGAGCGTGAAGTCGCCGTGGAAGACCGCCTCGTCCGAAATGAGCCGGATGAGGTCCTGGCGGTCGGCTTCGATCTCGGGCGTGGAGGCGGCGGTCATGCTCCCGAGTCTATGGGCGCCGCATCCCCCTCCCCGGCCGGGCACAAGCGCGGAATGCCGCGGCGCACAACGGCGGAGATCGTCCGCGACACGCCGCCACACACGGCCACGGACCGGCGCGTCGCGCAGCATCCCCGCAGTTGTGCCACGCAGGTGGGCAGGGCCAGGCGGGGACAGGCCGGCGCCTGCAGCGCGTCGGCGGGCGACCATAGGGTGGATGCATGCGCCTGGCCACTTGGAACGTCAACTCGATCCGCGCCCGCCTCCCCCGCATCGTCGACTTCGCGGTGCGCGAGCACATCGACGTGCTGGCGATGCAGGAGATCAAGTGCAAGACCGAACAGTTCCCGTACGAGGCGTTCGAGGAGGCCGGCTACCACATCGCCGCGCACGGGCTGAACCAGTGGAACGGCGTCGCGATCGCGAGCCGCGAGCCGCTGGAGGACGTCGAGATCGGCTTCCCCGGCATGCCCGGCTTCGCCAAGGGGCACGAGGGCCCGGATGCTCCGCAGGAGGCGCGCGCGATCGGCGCGACCGTCGGCGGGGTCAAGGTGTGGAGCCTGTACGTGCCCAACGGCCGGTCGCTCGGCGACCCGCACTACGTCTACAAGCTCGACTGGCTGAGCGCGCTGCAGGAGTACACGTCGGCCACCCTCTCCCGCACGCCCGACCTCGCCTTCGCCCTGACGGGCGACTTCAACATCGCCCCCACCGACGCCGACAACGGCGACCCGACCGTCATCGAGGGTGTGACGACGCACGTCTCCCCGCCCGAGCGGGAGGCCTTCGCGGCTCTGGAGGCGGCCGGGGTGACCGACGTCGTGCGCCCGCTCGTGCCCACCGGCTACACGTACTGGGACTACAAGCAGCTGCGCTTCCCCCGCAACGAGGGGCTGCGCATCGACTTCATCCTGGGGTCGCACGCGTTCGCGCAGGCCGTCACCGGCGCTCAGATCCACCGCAACGAGCGCAAGGGCGAAGTGCCCAGCGACCACGTCCCCGTCGTCGTCGACCTCGACCTCACCGGGCCCGAGGCGGACGATGACCGTCCGATGATCTTCGGCTGAGCCCGGAGCTCACCCCATGTCGGCGGTGGCCACCTCGCCGCCGGGTCCGTAGCGCAGGAGGAGCGCGCCCTGCGGACCGGCCACGGGCGGCTCGAGCAGCCGGAGCCCGCGCGCGGGCCCGTTCTCGGGGAAGAGCCGCTTGCCCGTGCCCAGGACGATCGGGTACACCCACAGGTGCAGCACGTCGAACAGCCCCTCCGCCACGAGCGTGCGGGCGAAGTCGACGCTGCCGACCACATGCACCTCGTCGTGACGCTCCCGCAGCTCCGCCACCGCCGAAGCGAGGTCTGGGCCCAGCAGCTGCGATCCCTCCCAGTCCAGGGCGGGGGTACCGCGGGATGCGACGTACTTCGGGATCGCGTTGAACTTCCGCGCGATCTGCGAGCCCGGGCCCTCGTACACCGGCCAGTACGCCGCGAAGATGTCGTACGTGCGGCGGCCGAGGAGCAGCGCGTCCATGCGCTCGATGCCCGCCATGACGTCCTCCCCGACGGCGTCGTCGTCGATCGGCGCCTGCCAGCCGCCGTAGGCGAACCCGTTCTCCGGATCCTCGTCCCGCGCGCCGGGCGCCTGCATGACCCCGTCGAGGGTGCTGAACAGGTCGATGTGGATGGTCCCGGCCATGCTGCTCTCACTCCAGTCGGATTGCGCGCGCCGACGCATCCGACGGCCCGCTCCGATGGTGTTCGAGCTCTCGCCCTCCTGTCAACAGCGCCCGTGGCAGCACGAAGCCCGGAGGACCGACACGGTCCTCCGGGCTTCGCGGCTCGGGATGCGGCGGCTCAGGCCGCGCGGGCCTCGCTGCGCTCCTCGCCCGCCGCGTAGCGGGACACGAGCGCCGTGAACGCCTCCAGGTAGCCGCGCAGGAACCCGGCGGTGGTGTCGTCGGCGATCTCGCCGCCGTCGGTCAGCAGACCCGGGTGCGACTGGATGAAGCCCTCCGGCTGGCCGAGGGTGGGGGCGTTGAGGTGGCTCAGGATCGCCTTGAGGTGCTGCTGGGCGGCGGCCGTGCCGATCGGGCTGCCGGAGGTGCCGATCACGGCGACGGGCTTGTGGTCGAGGGCGCCGTCGCCGTACGGACGCGCGGCCCAGTCCAGCGCGTTCTTGAGGACGCCGGGGATGGAGCGGCTGTACTCGGGCGTGACGATGAGCACGCCGTCGACGTCCTTGATGGCCTGCTTGAAGTCGGTGGCGACCTGCGGGAACTCCGCGTCGAAGTCGGTGGAGTAGAAGGGGAGGTCCTGGATCGGAATCTCCACGAGGGTCACGTTGTCGGGAGCGAGGGACTCCAGTGCCTTCGCCAGGCGGCGGTTGATGGAGGTGCTGGAGATGCTGCCGACGATGTAGCCGATCGTGTACGAGGTCACGACGATCCTTCCGTTGAGGTCTTGCGGGATTTCCCGCGGTCTATGCAAGTGCAAGTAGTTCTCCGGCGGGTCTATTCCCGCGCAGCCGTCTCCCCCGTCAGACGGATGTCGCCCGCCGACGCCGCCCGTACGGTGGAGGAGTGACCCCGATAACCCCCGCGCAGCAGCGCAACGACGTGATCCTCGCCGTCGCGGTGTTCCTCGGCGCCCTCCTCAGCGCCGTACTGTCGTCGATCTCCGGCCTGTACGGCGACGAGCAGGGGGAGATGGCCCTCGCCGTCGTCTACGCCGTCGTCCTCGCCGTGCCCCTCGCGGTGCGGCGGCGCTGGCCCGCCATCGTCGCCGTGGTCGTCTCGGTCGCGTACTTCGCCGCCGTGACCCTGCGCATCCCCGAGCTGTACGCCGGCAACATCGCGGTGTTCATCGCCCTGTTCACGGTGGGTGCCTGGTCGGGAAACCGCCGGCGGGCCACTCTCGTGCGCATCGCCATCATCGCCGGGATGTTCGTGTGGCTCGCCGTGGTGACTTTCCAGGACGTCACCTCACCGGCGACCGAGGAAGCACTCGCGGAGGCGGGGAGCTTGTCGCCGTTCGTCGCGTTCACGCTGCTGACGGTGCTGGTCAACGTCCTCTACTTCGGCGGCGCGTACTACTTCGGCGAACGCGCGTACGCCCAGATGCGCGAGCGCCGCGAACTCGAGGAGCGCACGCGGGAACTCGAGCAGGAACGCGAGGTGACCGCCGCGCAGGCGGTCGCCCTCGATCGCGTGCGCATCGCCCGCGAGCTGCACGATGTCGTGGCCCACCACGTCTCGCTCATGGGGGTGCAGGCCGGCGCCGCGCGCGCCGTGATGGGCCGCGACCCCGAGGAGGCGCGCCGCATCCTCGAAGCCGTCGAGGATGCGGCCCGTGAGTCGCTCGGAGAGCTGCGCCAGCTGCTGGCCACCCTGCGCACGCCGGGGACCGACCCCGACCCCGAGACCGGGCCCACCACCCGCGGGCTGGCGGGGCTGCCGGCGCTCGTGGAGGAGACGACCGCTGCCGGGGTCCACGCCACGTTCACCGTCATCGGCGAGCAGGCGGAGGTGCCGGATCTCGTGCAGCTGAATCTGTACCGCATCGCGCAGGAGGCCCTCACGAACGCGCGGCGTCATGCCGGCCCGGATGCCACCGCCGACGTGCGGCTGCGTTACGGCGCCGAGACGCTCGAACTGGAGATCGTCGACACCGGCCGGGGACGGCCGGGGCAACCCGGCCTGGGACAGGTCGGCATGCGCGAGCGCGCTGCGGCGTCGGGGGGCACGATCGAGATGGGTCCCCGCGCGCGCGGGGGATATCTCGTGCGGGTGAGCGTGCCGCTGAGCGGGCGGGTGGGCGCGGATGTCTGAGATCCGGGTGCTCCTCGTGGACGATCACGCCATGATGCGGGCGGGGTTCCGCACGATCCTCTCGCTCGAGGACGACATCGTCGTGGTCGGCGAGGCCGCCACGGGGGCGGAAGCGGTTGCCGCAGCATCCGCCCTGGCTCCCGACGTGATCTGCATGGACGTGCAGATGCCCGACATGGACGGCCTGGAGGCCACGCGTGCGATCGTCGCCGACCCGGCGATGGCGGCGGCCGTGCTCATCGTGACGACGTTCGACCGCGACGACTACCTGTTCTCGGCACTGGATGCGGGGGCCAGCGGATTCCTGCTGAAGAACGCCGGTCCCGAGCAGCTGGTCTCCGCCGTCCGCGTGGTCGCCGGCGGAGACGCGCTGCTGGCGCCGGAGGTGACCCGGCGGGTGATCGCGCGGTTCTCGCAGCCCGCCGAGGCGGCGCCCGAGGCCGCGCGGCCGCCGGTGACCCTGGCCGAACCCCTCACCGAGCGCGAAGCGGAGGTGCTCCGCCTGATGGCCGACGCGCTCAGCAACGCCGAGATCGCCGAGCGCCTGTTCATCGGGGAGGCGACCGTCAAGACGCACGTGTCCAATGTCCTGCAGAAGCTCGGCGCGCGCGACCGCGTGCAGGCCGTCGTGATCGCGCATCGGTCCCGCCTGGTCTGAGCGCCGCCGTCGCGCACCGTTGTCAAGGCCCATGGCGGGCGATCCTCCGCACCTAGCCTCGGACGCATGAAGACCGATGATGACAACAGCAGGCCGGATGCGGACGGCGAGCGCGCGGCGGCAGCCGGAGAAGCCCTCCCCGAGAGCCAGGCCGTCCGCAAGGACATGTCGTACAGCCCGGCGAGCGAGTCCGACACGCAGCACAAGCAGGACGACCCCCTTCCCGACACCATCGACGACGACATCGATCCCGACGACATCCGCGCCGTCCCCGGCACGGGCGGGCCGGACGACGTCGGCGACGTCGACGTCGACCCCGAAGACCTGAACATGCCCGGCCGCTCCTGATCCTGTGCACCCTCCTCCCCCTCGCGGGGGAGGACGAGAACCCGCCCGGGGGCGGATGTGAGGCGGTGATGCTCTCCGTAGCGTGAGTGGTGAGGTGCCCGACGGGTGCCGAAGGAGGAGGACACGTGCTCCAGTTGGAGGGCATCACCAAGAGCTACGGCGGTCGCCGCGTGCTCGACGACGTGAGCTTCGAGATCGCCCCGGGGCGCCTCACCGGCTTCGTCGGCGGCAACGGCGCCGGCAAGACCACCACGATGCGGATCGCGCTCGGCGTGCTCGCGAAGGACGCCGGCCGCGTGCTGCTGGAGGGGCGTGAGGTCACGACCTCTGATCGGCGCCGCTTCGGGTACATGCCGGAGGAGCGCGGCCTGTACCCGAAGATGAAGGTCGGCGAGCAGATCGCCTACCTCGCTCGGCTGCACGGTTTCGGCAAGGCGGAGGCGACGTCCAGGGCCGAGGCGCTGCTGGACCGGCTCGGACTCTCCGAGCGCCTGAACGACCTGGTCGAGACGCTGTCGCTGGGCAACCAGCAGCGCGCCCAGATCGCCGCGGCGCTCGTGCACGACCCGGAGGTGCTCATCCTGGATGAGCCGTTCTCGGGCCTGGACCCCCTGGCCGTCGACGTCGTGGCCGCCGTGCTGCAGGAGCGCGCCGCGGCCGGCTCGGCCGTGCTGTTCTCCTCGCACCAGCTCGACGTCGTGGAGCGGCTGTGCGATGACCTCGTGATCATCGCGGGCGGCCGCATCCGTGCCGCCGGATCCCGCGACGCGCTGCGCACAGAGCACTCGGGTCGCCGCTTCGAGCTCGTCTCGGCCGGCGACGCCGGCTGGGTGCGCGAGCAGCCCGGCATCACGGTGGTCGACTTCGCCGGCGGCTACGCCCTGTTCGAAGCCGACGACGACGAGGCCGCGCAGCGCGTGCTCCGCCACGCCGTCGAGCGCGGCGACGTCGCCAGCTTCGCCCCGCAGCGCCCCACCCTCGCCGAGATCTTCAAGGAGGTCATCCAATGAGCACCGCACCCTCATCCCCCAGCGAATGGCAGAGCGCGTGGCTCGTCGCCGAGCGGGAGATCGGCTCGAAGCTGCGCAGCAAGGCCTTCGTCATCTCCTCCGCGATCCTCCTGATCGCCGCTCTCGCCTCCGTGCTGTGGGGCGGCTTCGCGGCCGCCAACAGCGCCGACGAGGGCATCCCGGTGGCCGTCACGAGCCAGACCGAGCGCGACGTCGAGGGCCTGGAAGGACTCGACGTCACCGTCGCGGACGACGCGGATGCGGCGACCGCGCTCGTGGCCGACGGCACCGTCGACGCGGCCCTCCTGCCCGACGACTCCGGCAGCGGGTTCGACTTCAAGATCGTCGCCGACGACGGCGTCCCCAGCGGGCTCATGGCGATGCTCAGCCAGTCGCCGACGGTCGAGCTGCTCGACCCGACCGGCGGGATGGACGGCATCCTGCGTTACTTCGTGGCGCTCGGTTTCGGCATCGTCTTCCTGATGGCGGCATCCATCTTCGGCTCCACGATCGCGACGAGCGTCGTGGAGGAGAAGCAGACGCGCGTCGTGGAGATCCTCATCTCCGCCATCCCGGTGCGCTCCCTCCTGGCCGGCAAGGTCGTGGGCAACACGATCCTGGCGATGGCTCAGATCATCGCGCTCGCAGCGATCGCCGTGGTGGGCCTGTCGATCACGGGGCAGACCGAGGTGCTCGCGGGCCTGGGGGCGCCGCTGCTGTGGTTCGCGGTGTTCTTCTTCTTCGGCTTCGTCCTGCTGGCGGCGCTGTTCGCCGCGGCCGGCGCGATGGTCTCGCGCCAGGAGGACATCGGCGCCACCACGACGCCGCTGACGATGCTGATCATGGCGCCGTACTTCCTGGTGATCTTCTTCAACGACAACCCGCTCGTGCTCGGCATCATGTCGTACGTGCCGTTCTCGGCGCCGGTCGGGATGCCGCTGCGGCAGTACCTCGGCGAGGCCCAGTGGTGGGAGCCGATCGTGTCGCTGGTGATCCTGATGGCCACGTGCGTGGCCGCGATCTGGGTCGGCGCCCGGATCTACCAGAACTCGCTGCTGCGGATGGGCGCGCGGGTCAAGCTCGCCGAGGCGCTGCGCGGCTGAGACGAACGCATCGGGAGGGGAGGCGCAAGGGGTCGGCGCCTCCCCTCCCGATCGCTATGGTGTGCCCATGGCGGCGGAGACCACGACCCTTCTCATCCTCGGAGCATCCGGCGATCTCACCTCCCGCCTGCTGCTTCCCGCTCTCGGGCAGCTGCTCACGCGCGAGCCCGACCGCCCCATCCACCTGCGCGGCGCCGGCATCGACGACCTGGACGACCAGGCGTGGCGCGAGATCGTCCGCGCCGCCTTCGCCACCACCGACTCCGCTGACGCCTTCGACGCGGTCGCCACCACCACCTACACCCGTGCCGACATCACCGACCCGGACGACCTGACCGCACTGCTGGCCGGCGGCGAGGGCCGCATCGCCCTGTACTTCGCCGTCCCGCCGGCCATCGCCGAACGCGCGTGCGCGGCGCTCACCCGGGTGGAGGTGCCGGAGGGCCTCATCCTCGCCCTGGAGAAGCCGTTCGGCAGCGACGAAGCGAGCGCCCGGCGATTGAACGAGACCGTGCAGCAGATCGTCCCGGAGTCGCAGGTGTTCCGCATCGACCACTTCCTCGGGCGGTCCACGACCCTCAACCTCGTCGGCATCCGGCTCGCCAACCGTCTGATCGAGCCGGTGTGGTCGGCCGAGCACATCGAGTCGGTCCTCATCCGCTACGACGAGACGCTCGGCCTGGAAGGCCGGGCAGGCTATTACGATCGCGCCGGCGCGCTGGTGGACATGATCCAGAGTCACCTGCTGCAGGTGCTCGCCATCCTCGCGATGGATCCGCCCGCGACCTTGGACGAGAGAGACTTCCGCGAGGCCACCGCGGCGGTGCTGCGCGCCACGCACGTGTGGGACGACGATCCGAAGACCTCCTCGCGCCGCGCCCGCTACACGGCGGGCTCGATCGGCGACCGCGACCTCCCCGCGTATGTGGACGAGCCGGGGGTGGATGCGGCGAATCAGACCGAGACCCTCGCCGAGCTGGTGTGCGAGGTGCGCACCGACCGCTGGCGGGGCGTGCCGATCACCCTTCGCTCGGGGAAGGCCATGGACGACGCCGACCGGGAGGTCATCGTCCGCTTCCGCCCGGTGCGGCATCTGCCCGACGGCCTGACCGGCAGCACCGAACCGTCGGTGCTGCGCTTCTCGCTCGGCCCCGACCGCGTGGCGCTGGAACTGAACCTCAACGGCGGCGACGATCCTTTCGAGCTCGAGCGCGCGGTGCTGCAGGCGGAGCTGGGCGAGGGAGCCCTGAAGGCCTACGCCGAGGTGCTGTCGGGGATCCTCGACGGCGATGCCACCCTGGCCGTCCGCGGGGATGCCGCCGAGGAGTGCTGGCGGATCGTGCAGCCGGTGCGGGACGCGTGGCGCGCGGGCGAGGTGCCGCTGGACGAGTACCCCGCCGGCAGTGAGCGCCCCGACTCGTGGCCGCGGCATCCGGACGGCGCCCTGAGCCGCTCGTAGCGCGGCTTACTGCTCCTCGGCCTGCAGCACCGACAGCACGTTGCCCGCCGGGTCGCGGAACCACGCGATGAGCGGCCCGCCCTCCCGCATGATGCCGCGGGAGTCGGTCGGGAACTCCGCATCGTCGTAGATCTTCGTCACGACGCCCCGCGCGTTGAGATCGTCGACGGCCGACTCGATGTCTGCGACGGGGAAGTTCAGGATCGTGAAGCTCGCCGGCTCATGGTTGGGTTTGGCGTACACCAGCACGTGGCCGCCGGATTCGAGGAGGAGTTCGAGGAATCCCATCTCGTCGTCGACGACCTCGAGCCCGAGCGTGTCGCGGTAGAACGCGCGCGCCGCGTCGATGTCATCCACCGAGAAGCCGCTGTACGCGGACGTCGGGTCGAACATGCTGCCTCCTTCGCGGCGCGTGCGGCCGCCCGCTCCCGATCGTCCGCCTCCCCGCCGCCGCTGTCCAGAGGACGCCGGCCGCGGTGCCGGCCGCGCAGAACTCAGGAGAAACCGCCACCCACCCGCCTCCGGATGCCCCGACGCCCCGATTTTTCCTGAGTTCTGCGCGCTGCGTCCCGCTGATTAGCACGGCATACCGCGCCTCACCAGCCCCGGCCCACTCACGGGTGGAGGTGCCTAGAGTGAACCATGACCGCCAGCATCCTCGGCCTCGGAACCGCTCTGCCTCCGACGCGTCTCGCTCAGGACGAGGTGCGCGAGATGATGGCCGCACAGCCCGATATCGACCGGCGCGCCCGGCGGATCATCACCGCCGCGTTCGCGGCCTCGGCGATCCAGACGCGCCACACGGTGCTGGCCGAACTGGGCGGCGGTGCGTCCGGGCTGCACGTGCAGTCCGGGGGCCGGCTCCTCTCCCCCTCCACCGGCGCCCGCAACGACGAGTTCCGCCGCGCCGCGCCGCCGCTGTTCGCCGCCGCCGCGCGTGCCGCCCTCGCCTCCGCCGACGTCGACCCCGCGGAGGTGACGCATGTCATCACGGTGTCGTGCACCGGGCTCTTCGCCCCCGGTCCCGATGCACTCCTGGTGCGCGACCTGGGCCTGAACCCGGCCGTCGAGCGTGACCACCTCGGCTTCATCGGATGCGCCGCCGCGATGCCGGCACTGCGGATGGCGTCGCGCATCGTCGCCGCCGAACCCGACGCCGTCGTCCTCATCTCCTCCGTCGAGCTCTGCTCGCTGCACATCCGCAGCTCCGACGACCCCGAGCAGATCGTGGCCGCCTCCGTCTTCGCCGACGGCGCCGCCGCCGCCGTGGTGTCGGGCCGGCCCGGGCGGCGGCCACGCCGACTCGACCTCGGCGGATTCGCGACGCGCCTGAGCGACCAGGGCGAGCGCGACATGATGTGGACCGTCGGCGACGCCGGATTCGAGATGACCCTCACCGCGGAGGTTCCGCGCATCGT
This region includes:
- a CDS encoding sensor histidine kinase, with the protein product MTPITPAQQRNDVILAVAVFLGALLSAVLSSISGLYGDEQGEMALAVVYAVVLAVPLAVRRRWPAIVAVVVSVAYFAAVTLRIPELYAGNIAVFIALFTVGAWSGNRRRATLVRIAIIAGMFVWLAVVTFQDVTSPATEEALAEAGSLSPFVAFTLLTVLVNVLYFGGAYYFGERAYAQMRERRELEERTRELEQEREVTAAQAVALDRVRIARELHDVVAHHVSLMGVQAGAARAVMGRDPEEARRILEAVEDAARESLGELRQLLATLRTPGTDPDPETGPTTRGLAGLPALVEETTAAGVHATFTVIGEQAEVPDLVQLNLYRIAQEALTNARRHAGPDATADVRLRYGAETLELEIVDTGRGRPGQPGLGQVGMRERAAASGGTIEMGPRARGGYLVRVSVPLSGRVGADV
- the pyrE gene encoding orotate phosphoribosyltransferase, giving the protein MTAASTPEIEADRQDLIRLISDEAVFHGDFTLSSGKQATYYVDMRKLTLDHRAAPAIGRIMLDLIRDLDGIAAVGGLTLGADPIANAVLHESVRAGRPLDAFVVRKEPKDHGRGRQIEGADVAGKRVVVVEDTSTTGQSALKAVEALRREGADVVAVAVIVDRKTGAQAAVEAAGLQWLAAIDLDDLGLQPQ
- a CDS encoding glucose-6-phosphate dehydrogenase encodes the protein MAAETTTLLILGASGDLTSRLLLPALGQLLTREPDRPIHLRGAGIDDLDDQAWREIVRAAFATTDSADAFDAVATTTYTRADITDPDDLTALLAGGEGRIALYFAVPPAIAERACAALTRVEVPEGLILALEKPFGSDEASARRLNETVQQIVPESQVFRIDHFLGRSTTLNLVGIRLANRLIEPVWSAEHIESVLIRYDETLGLEGRAGYYDRAGALVDMIQSHLLQVLAILAMDPPATLDERDFREATAAVLRATHVWDDDPKTSSRRARYTAGSIGDRDLPAYVDEPGVDAANQTETLAELVCEVRTDRWRGVPITLRSGKAMDDADREVIVRFRPVRHLPDGLTGSTEPSVLRFSLGPDRVALELNLNGGDDPFELERAVLQAELGEGALKAYAEVLSGILDGDATLAVRGDAAEECWRIVQPVRDAWRAGEVPLDEYPAGSERPDSWPRHPDGALSRS
- a CDS encoding exodeoxyribonuclease III produces the protein MRLATWNVNSIRARLPRIVDFAVREHIDVLAMQEIKCKTEQFPYEAFEEAGYHIAAHGLNQWNGVAIASREPLEDVEIGFPGMPGFAKGHEGPDAPQEARAIGATVGGVKVWSLYVPNGRSLGDPHYVYKLDWLSALQEYTSATLSRTPDLAFALTGDFNIAPTDADNGDPTVIEGVTTHVSPPEREAFAALEAAGVTDVVRPLVPTGYTYWDYKQLRFPRNEGLRIDFILGSHAFAQAVTGAQIHRNERKGEVPSDHVPVVVDLDLTGPEADDDRPMIFG
- a CDS encoding ABC transporter permease; the encoded protein is MSTAPSSPSEWQSAWLVAEREIGSKLRSKAFVISSAILLIAALASVLWGGFAAANSADEGIPVAVTSQTERDVEGLEGLDVTVADDADAATALVADGTVDAALLPDDSGSGFDFKIVADDGVPSGLMAMLSQSPTVELLDPTGGMDGILRYFVALGFGIVFLMAASIFGSTIATSVVEEKQTRVVEILISAIPVRSLLAGKVVGNTILAMAQIIALAAIAVVGLSITGQTEVLAGLGAPLLWFAVFFFFGFVLLAALFAAAGAMVSRQEDIGATTTPLTMLIMAPYFLVIFFNDNPLVLGIMSYVPFSAPVGMPLRQYLGEAQWWEPIVSLVILMATCVAAIWVGARIYQNSLLRMGARVKLAEALRG
- a CDS encoding ABC transporter ATP-binding protein, which codes for MLQLEGITKSYGGRRVLDDVSFEIAPGRLTGFVGGNGAGKTTTMRIALGVLAKDAGRVLLEGREVTTSDRRRFGYMPEERGLYPKMKVGEQIAYLARLHGFGKAEATSRAEALLDRLGLSERLNDLVETLSLGNQQRAQIAAALVHDPEVLILDEPFSGLDPLAVDVVAAVLQERAAAGSAVLFSSHQLDVVERLCDDLVIIAGGRIRAAGSRDALRTEHSGRRFELVSAGDAGWVREQPGITVVDFAGGYALFEADDDEAAQRVLRHAVERGDVASFAPQRPTLAEIFKEVIQ
- a CDS encoding dihydrofolate reductase family protein, with the protein product MAGTIHIDLFSTLDGVMQAPGARDEDPENGFAYGGWQAPIDDDAVGEDVMAGIERMDALLLGRRTYDIFAAYWPVYEGPGSQIARKFNAIPKYVASRGTPALDWEGSQLLGPDLASAVAELRERHDEVHVVGSVDFARTLVAEGLFDVLHLWVYPIVLGTGKRLFPENGPARGLRLLEPPVAGPQGALLLRYGPGGEVATADMG
- a CDS encoding VOC family protein codes for the protein MFDPTSAYSGFSVDDIDAARAFYRDTLGLEVVDDEMGFLELLLESGGHVLVYAKPNHEPASFTILNFPVADIESAVDDLNARGVVTKIYDDAEFPTDSRGIMREGGPLIAWFRDPAGNVLSVLQAEEQ
- a CDS encoding response regulator → MSEIRVLLVDDHAMMRAGFRTILSLEDDIVVVGEAATGAEAVAAASALAPDVICMDVQMPDMDGLEATRAIVADPAMAAAVLIVTTFDRDDYLFSALDAGASGFLLKNAGPEQLVSAVRVVAGGDALLAPEVTRRVIARFSQPAEAAPEAARPPVTLAEPLTEREAEVLRLMADALSNAEIAERLFIGEATVKTHVSNVLQKLGARDRVQAVVIAHRSRLV
- a CDS encoding type III polyketide synthase encodes the protein MTASILGLGTALPPTRLAQDEVREMMAAQPDIDRRARRIITAAFAASAIQTRHTVLAELGGGASGLHVQSGGRLLSPSTGARNDEFRRAAPPLFAAAARAALASADVDPAEVTHVITVSCTGLFAPGPDALLVRDLGLNPAVERDHLGFIGCAAAMPALRMASRIVAAEPDAVVLISSVELCSLHIRSSDDPEQIVAASVFADGAAAAVVSGRPGRRPRRLDLGGFATRLSDQGERDMMWTVGDAGFEMTLTAEVPRIVGREVRAIVDDVFGGPDAVDAWAVHPGGRSILDRVESGLGLAPDALAASRQVLRDYGNMSSATVLFILRAILEDDTRPDGQRIGALAFGPGLTVESARLTVRDAAAPQHPADARQPALAAR
- a CDS encoding NADPH-dependent FMN reductase, encoding MTSYTIGYIVGSISSTSINRRLAKALESLAPDNVTLVEIPIQDLPFYSTDFDAEFPQVATDFKQAIKDVDGVLIVTPEYSRSIPGVLKNALDWAARPYGDGALDHKPVAVIGTSGSPIGTAAAQQHLKAILSHLNAPTLGQPEGFIQSHPGLLTDGGEIADDTTAGFLRGYLEAFTALVSRYAAGEERSEARAA